The following proteins are co-located in the Salvelinus namaycush isolate Seneca chromosome 33, SaNama_1.0, whole genome shotgun sequence genome:
- the LOC120027984 gene encoding contactin-associated protein-like 2 encodes MSAATDPWRLDSGAEFPFNEERVIPDGVNRKSAIIGGIIAVVIFTILCTLAFLIRYMFRHKGSYHTNESKAAEPASGESADTTIIGTDPNPETIDESKKEWFI; translated from the exons ATGTCTGCTGCCACCGATCCTTGGCGCCTGGACTCAG gTGCAGAGTTCCCATTTAATGAAGAGAGAGTGATCCCAGATGGAGTTAACAGGAAGTCAGCCATTATAGGAG GTATCATTGCCGTGGTGATCTTCACCATCCTGTGCACGCTGGCGTTCCTGATTCGCTACATGTTCCGTCACAAGGGCTCCTACCACACCAATGAGTCGAAAGCGGCGGAGCCAGCCAGTGGCGAATCAGCTGACACCACCATCATCGGCACCGACCCCAACCCAGAGACCATCGACGAATCAAAGAAAGAGTGGTTCATCTAA